The nucleotide window AGACCGTGATGTCCCTCCCGCCTCGCCGCGCCCGCAAGGACGAACGCCCGTCGGTTGCCGTCTCCCTTCCTCGCTCTCAGCCTGACCACGACCACGACGACGACGAGGAGGACGATTAGTCCGGATAACCCCTGGTCACCGAGTCCGGCCCGGGCCGCCGGAGGCGGCTGCTGTTCGCGCCTCGGACTGCCAGAGATTCAGGCCTTTGGGGCTGCGCATGAATGGCCGGCAAGGCCGCTATTTCCCTCCGGGCCCAGATCAACGAAAATCAGTGACAATCCGTGGCTGTCTTGCTGCGGTGCTTCGCAGCGGCGCTAGCTCGCAGGTTTGCCGCCTGGCAGGTTACGCAAGTTCGGATGTTCGGAGGTCCGCCTCGCATGCCTGACATGAATGGCCGTCGCGTCGTCATCACCGGCATGGGCGCCATCACACCGCTCGGCAACAGCGTCGACGAGTTCTGGCAGGGCTGCGTCGAAGGCCGGTCCGGCATCGACTGGATCACTTTTGTAGACACGACGAACTACCCGGTGAAGGCTGACGGAGAGGTCAGGAACTTCGACCCTCAGAACTACATGGACCGCAAGGAAGCCCGGCGCATGGCTCGCTTCGCCCAACTCTCCGTGGCAGCGGCGCGCATGGCTATCGAGGACTCAGGCCTGCGCATCGAGAAGGAGGACCCGGCGCGGATCGGCGTCCTCCTGGGTTCCGGCATCGGCGGCTATCCCGAGACCGACGAGACGATGCGCACCATCGTCAGCCGCGGCGGCGACCGCATCGACCCCTTCTACATGGCCAAGCACCTCCCGAACATGGCCGCCGCCCAGATCGCGATGCAGTTCCAGGTGAAGGGCTACAACAACACCGTCTCGACGGCATGTGCGGCTGGCACGCAGGCCATGGGCGACGCCCTGAATATCCTCCGCCTGGGCCGGGCCGATGTCATGTTCGCCGGCGGCGGCGAGGCTGGCATCTGCGAGTTGGGCCTGGCCGGCTTCAACATCATGCGCGCCCTCTCGACCCGCGCGGACGACCCGAAGAAGGCGAGCCGTCCCTTCGACAGAGACCGTGACGGCTTCGTGCCGGCCGAGGGGGCAGCCGTCTTCATCTTCGAGACCCTGGAGCACGCCATGAGACGCGGCGCGCGCATCTTGGCGGAAGTCGCGGGCTACGGCGCCAGCTCGGACGCTTATCACATCGTTCAACCCTGCGGCGACGGCGAAGGCGCCATTCGCGCCATGCGCTGGGCGATCGAAGATGCCGGCCTGACCATCGACGACATCGACTACATCAACGCCCACGGCACCTCGACGCCGGCCAACGACGCCTCCGAGACGGCCGCCATCAAGGGGCTGTTCGGCGAGCGGGCATACCAGATACCAGTAAGCTCGACCAAGTCGATGATCGGCCATGCCCTCGGCGCCTCGGGGGCCATCGAGTCCGTGGCCTGCGTGAAGGCGATCGAGACCGGAATCCTGCCGCCGACGATCAACTACGAGACGCCGGACCCGGCTTGCGACCTCGACTATGTGCCGAACACGTCCAGGAATGTCGGCGATGTGCGCGCCGTGCTCAAGAATAGCTTCGGCTTCGGCGGTCAGAACGCCTGCCTTGTCTTCCGCAAGTTCGAGGGCTAGCGTCGCGGACAACCGGCCGGGAGGGAACGCCGGTCTCGCGGGGCGAGGGCATGCTGATTGCCGGCGTTGAGCCGTCACGGAGTCCTGTACCGGCCACCATCGAGCCTCCCGGGTGTATAGGATGTCCTGGTCCCCGCACACCGCCTCCTTGACAGGCCTGGGCATGCCGATAAGATGATCGTGATACCTCGGCATCGAGAAAGGCACTTCTGAGAAGCGATAGCGCCCGTGGCGGCGGCGGCCCGCTCCTACCGTGGAGCCATCGAGTTCCCGCCCTGCCTCCCCTGCATGTCATTAGACGAACCTCCTGATAGACGCACTCCTCAACTCACCGACCGCGGCAGCGCAGTGGCGCTGCCAGCCATGAGCGCCTGGCCGTGAACAGCCCGTTGGTGCTCGTGCTGGCTGCCGGCGCGTCGAATCGCTTCTGGCCCCTCGAGGACAAGCCTTTCTTCCCCTTCGGCGGCACCTGCCTGCTGGAGCGCCACCTGCGCATCCTGCGCGACCTCGGCTGCGAGCGGTTCGTCGTCGTCGTGAGGCCCGGCATGGAAGCGCGCGCCCAGGAGATCGGCGCGGCGCTGGGGATCGGCCACGTGCGGACGGCAGTGCAGGACAAGGCAACGGGCATGGCGGGCGCGGTCCTGAGCGCGATGGAGCACATCGAGGCGCAAGGCGACGCGCCCCTGTACGTCACGCAGGCGCAGGACCTGGTGAGCCGCGACCTCCACTCCCGCGTGCTCTCGGCGGCAGCGCGCGGCGACTCTTTCGCGGCGGTGGCGGCGGCGCGCGTGAGGCATTACTTCCCGGGGGGCTACCTGACGGTGGAGGGCGACCGCATCACGTCCGTCGTGGAGAAGCCCGGTGCCGGCAACGAGCCGAGCGACCTCGTGAACATCGTCGCCCACGCCTTCGCTTCGGCGCGGCCCCTGCTCGATGCCGTGCGACAGGAGTCCAGCCCGGTCTCGAGCGACGATTCGTACGAGCGGGCGCTTGCTTCGCTCATGCGGGAGCAGGTCTTCCGGCCCGTGGTGTACGAGGGGCGCTGGCAGGCGTTGAAGTTCTCCTGGCAGGTGCTGGACGTCATGGACTTCCTCCTGGCGGAGTGGGCCAGCGGCGCTGAGCCCCTGCCCGACGGCTACGAGGTGCGGGAGGACGGCGTGATCATGGGCCGCGATGTCCGCGTCTATCCGGGCTCGCACATCGTTGCGCCGGCGCTCATCGGCCACGGCGCTGTCATCGGCCACAACGCGCTGGTCCGCGGCTCCATGGTGGGAGAGGGCGCCGTGGTCGGGTTCGGCAGCGAGGTCGCGCGCAGCTATGTTGGCCAGAGGGTCGAACTACACCACAACTACGTGGGCGACAGCGTGCTGGCCGCCGGCTCTTCGATGGGCTTTGGCGGCACGACGGCGAACTTCCGCCTCGATGGCCGCACGGTGCCTTCGATGGTGGGAGGCGAGCGAGTCGACACCGGGCGCGAGAAGTTGGGCGCCGTGCTCGGGACGGACGTGAAGGTCGGTGTCAACACCAGCCTTATGCCCGGCGTAAAGGTGGGCGCCGGGGCGATCATCGGTCCCAACCTGCGCATCAACCGGGACGTGCCGCCCGGCGAGCGCGTGCTCTACGACGATGAGTATGGACGTTTCTAGCGCCGTGGGGATCGCCGTCGTGGCGCTGGCCATGGCCCTGATA belongs to Dehalococcoidia bacterium and includes:
- a CDS encoding NTP transferase domain-containing protein, which translates into the protein MNSPLVLVLAAGASNRFWPLEDKPFFPFGGTCLLERHLRILRDLGCERFVVVVRPGMEARAQEIGAALGIGHVRTAVQDKATGMAGAVLSAMEHIEAQGDAPLYVTQAQDLVSRDLHSRVLSAAARGDSFAAVAAARVRHYFPGGYLTVEGDRITSVVEKPGAGNEPSDLVNIVAHAFASARPLLDAVRQESSPVSSDDSYERALASLMREQVFRPVVYEGRWQALKFSWQVLDVMDFLLAEWASGAEPLPDGYEVREDGVIMGRDVRVYPGSHIVAPALIGHGAVIGHNALVRGSMVGEGAVVGFGSEVARSYVGQRVELHHNYVGDSVLAAGSSMGFGGTTANFRLDGRTVPSMVGGERVDTGREKLGAVLGTDVKVGVNTSLMPGVKVGAGAIIGPNLRINRDVPPGERVLYDDEYGRF
- the fabF gene encoding beta-ketoacyl-ACP synthase II codes for the protein MPDMNGRRVVITGMGAITPLGNSVDEFWQGCVEGRSGIDWITFVDTTNYPVKADGEVRNFDPQNYMDRKEARRMARFAQLSVAAARMAIEDSGLRIEKEDPARIGVLLGSGIGGYPETDETMRTIVSRGGDRIDPFYMAKHLPNMAAAQIAMQFQVKGYNNTVSTACAAGTQAMGDALNILRLGRADVMFAGGGEAGICELGLAGFNIMRALSTRADDPKKASRPFDRDRDGFVPAEGAAVFIFETLEHAMRRGARILAEVAGYGASSDAYHIVQPCGDGEGAIRAMRWAIEDAGLTIDDIDYINAHGTSTPANDASETAAIKGLFGERAYQIPVSSTKSMIGHALGASGAIESVACVKAIETGILPPTINYETPDPACDLDYVPNTSRNVGDVRAVLKNSFGFGGQNACLVFRKFEG